One part of the Phragmites australis chromosome 3, lpPhrAust1.1, whole genome shotgun sequence genome encodes these proteins:
- the LOC133912580 gene encoding novel plant SNARE 12-like: protein MASDVPMSPELEQIDGEIHDIFRALQNGFQKMDKIKDSNRQAKQLEDLTGKMKECKRLIKEFDRILKDDESKNPPETNKLLNDRKQFMIKELNSYVTLRKTYQSSLGNNNKRVELFDMGAGSSEPAAEDNIQMASAMTNQQLIDTGRNQMDQTDQAIERSKMVVHQTVEVGTQTAAALTQQTEQMKRIGNELDSVHFSLKKASQLVKEIGRQVATDKCIMAFLFLIVLGVIAIIVVKIVHPQNKNIRDIPGLAPPAQNFQINNRRLLWAEAFTGL from the exons AAATGGATTTCAAAAGATGGACAAGATTAAAGATTCTAATAGGCAAGCTAAACAATTGGAAGATCTCACAGGGAAAATGAAGGAGTGCAAGCG CTTGATCAAAGAGTTTGATCGCATTCTCAAAGATGACGAGTCAAAGAATCCTCCCGAGACCAACAAGCTGCTAAATGACAGAAAACAGTTCATG ATCAAAGAGTTAAATTCCTATGTTACCTTGAGGAAAAC atACCAAAGTAGCCTTGGTAATAATAATAAGAGGGTTGAGCTCTTCGATATGGGTGCTGGAAGTAGCGAGCCTGCTGCTGAGGACAATATTCAAATGGCGTCAG CTATGACGAACCAGCAACTCATTGATACTGGAAGGAACCAAATGGATCAGACTGATCAAGCTATTGAGCGTTCAAAAATG GTCGTACACCAAACTGTTGAGGTTGGAACTCAGACTGCTGCAGCATTAACACAGCAa ACAGAGCAAATGAAGAGAATTGGGAATGAGCTAGATTCTGTTCACTTTTCGCTAAAGAAAGCTAGCCAACTAGTGAAAGAGATTGGTCGTcag GTTGCAACTGACAAATGTATTATGGCATTTCTCTTTCTGATAGTTTTAGGTGTGATTGCAATAATCGTTGTTAAG ATTGTCCATccacaaaacaaaaacattcGAGACATTCCAGGACTTGCCCCGCCtgctcaaaattttcaaattaataACAGGAGATTGTTGTGGGCAGAAGCTTTCACAGGTCTTTGA